The sequence GGCGAGCTCGCCGACGACCGCCGGCTGCCCCACCCGCCGGAACAGGTGGCCGAGACTGCGGGCGACCACCAGGAGCAAGGTGAACTGCGTCCAGAACAGCAGCAGTTCGTGCTCACCGATCGGATCGAGCACGGTGTCTCCCAGGTCGGTCCACGACCGAGTCTAGGAGCGTTGCTGGCCGACGACAGGACCGACCGATGGCGCCTCGAACCGGGCGGAGGGTGAGGGATTCGAACCCTCGGGACGCGCGAGGCGCCCGCCGGTTTTCAAGACCGGTGCATTCGTCCGCTCTGCCAACCCTCCAGGGGGTCGCACGCTACCGCAGGCCCGCCCCGGACCCGGGCCGTCGCGCGTGGCGACGCGGCTGTCCGGTCAGCGGGCGAACAGGACCTCGCGGCCCAGGTAGGGCTGCAGTGCCGCGGGCACGGCGACGCTGCCGTCCTCGCGCTGATGGGTCTCGACCAGGGCGATGATGGCCCGCTGCACCGCGAGTGCCGTGCCGTTGAGCGTGTGGACGAGCAGGTTGTCGCCTTCCTGGCGACGGATCCGGGCCTTGAGCCGACGGGCCTGGTAGTCGGTGGTGTTCGAACAGGAGGTGACCTCGCGGTAGGCGTCCTGTCCCGGCAGCCACGCCTCGATGTCGAACTTGCGCGCCGCCGGCGCGCCGAGGTCGCCGACGGGGATGTCCACCACCTGGGCGTGGACCCCGAGCCCGGTGAAGACCTCCTCCTCGATCGACAGCAGGCGCTCGTGTTCGTCGTCGGCGAGGTCGGGGTGGACGAACGAGAACAGCTCGACCTTCTCGAACTGGTGCACCCGCAGGATCCCGCGCGTGTCCTTGCCGTGGGTGCCCGCCTCGCGCCGGAAACACGGCGAGTAGCCCACGTAGCGAATCGGCAGCTCGGCCTCGTCGAGCACCTCGTCCATGTGCAGTGCGGCCAACGGCACCTCCGAGGTGCCGACGAGATAGAAGTCGTCGTCGCGCGTGAGGAAGATCTGCTGCTCGTCGGTGGGCAGGAACCCGGTGCCGTACATGGCCTCCTCGCGGACGAGGACCGGCGGGATCACCGGGACGTGGCCGTGCCGCATCGCGATGTCGATCGCATACCGGACCAGGGCGAACTCCAACAGCGCACCCTCACCCTTCAGGTAGGCGAAGCGGGCACCGGAGACCTTGGCCGCGCGGGCGAGATCGAGTGCGTCGGCGGACTCGAGCAGTTCGACGTGGTCGCGGACGGGGAAGTCGAACGTCGGCTTGTCGCCGAACGTGCGCAGCACCCTGCCGTCGCCCTCGACCCCGTCCGGGGCGGCGGCCTGCGGCAGGTTGGGCACGGCGGCGAAGCGACGGAAGTGTTCCGCCTCGACCGCGGCCAACTGCTTCTCGAGATCGACGACGGTCGCCTTGCGTTCGGCGGCGGCGGCGATCAACCCCGGCCGCTCCTCCGCCGACGCCTGCCCGATCGACTTCGACGCCGAGCGTTGCTC comes from Egicoccus sp. AB-alg6-2 and encodes:
- the serS gene encoding serine--tRNA ligase, producing MIDPRLLRDDFSSVATALARRGYDHDDLAALRDLDERRRALVAEVDRARAEQRSASKSIGQASAEERPGLIAAAAERKATVVDLEKQLAAVEAEHFRRFAAVPNLPQAAAPDGVEGDGRVLRTFGDKPTFDFPVRDHVELLESADALDLARAAKVSGARFAYLKGEGALLEFALVRYAIDIAMRHGHVPVIPPVLVREEAMYGTGFLPTDEQQIFLTRDDDFYLVGTSEVPLAALHMDEVLDEAELPIRYVGYSPCFRREAGTHGKDTRGILRVHQFEKVELFSFVHPDLADDEHERLLSIEEEVFTGLGVHAQVVDIPVGDLGAPAARKFDIEAWLPGQDAYREVTSCSNTTDYQARRLKARIRRQEGDNLLVHTLNGTALAVQRAIIALVETHQREDGSVAVPAALQPYLGREVLFAR